Genomic window (Paenibacillus sp. PK3_47):
GCCATAATCCCCGGTACGCCGTTGATGCCTCCGCCGATCACGGATACCTTGGCACAGCCCGACAGGCTCTTCGGACGCAGCCCCAGCTCCTGCAGCGCGGAAATAGCCTGCTCTGACTTGTCATCGTTAACAGTATACAGCGCTTCTGTCGGTGTGACATTGATAAAATCCACACTGATGCCGTTGTCGGCCATGCTCTTGAAAATTTGCAGCTGCATGCCGGTTCCGTTGCCTTCCGGACATTCTACAGAAATTTGGGTAACATTGCTGACATAAGCGATACCGGTAACAAAACGGTCTACGATTCCATGCGAAACATCACTGAACCCCTCAGGATGAGTGACCAGTGTGCCTTCGGTTTCCGAGAACGTGGAGCGTACTCGAACCGGGATATTCGCCTGCATGGCAATCTCAACAGCACGGGGGTGAATCACCTTGGCCCCCTGATAAGCCATATTGCAGATTTCGGTATAACTTACATAGGTTAACGGCTTGGCATCTTCCACAATCCGCGGATCAGCGGTAAGAATACCATCCACATCTGTATAAATATCGACCATATCGGCACGCAGTGCCGCGCCGAGAGCGGTTGCCGAGGTATCGCTGCCCCCGCGGCCGAGAGTCGTGAAATCTCCGGCCTCTGTCTGGCCCTGGAATCCGGTGACGATCACTACCTTCTGCTCGCGAAGTTCACGCAGAATACGGTCTGTCCGGACATCCAGAATCCGGGCATTTCCATAATTGTTATCGGTGATAAATCCGGCCTGTGCACCTGTCAGCACGGTAGAACGGATCCCCTCCTGCTCCAGCAGTCCACACAGTGTAGTTGCCGAAATGATCTCACCGCAGCACATCAAAAGATCCTTCTCGCGGTCCGGAAGGGAGTTGCCGTTCTGAACAGCCCAGTCCAGCAATGTGTCGGTAGCGTAAGGCTCCCCTTTACGGCCCATTGCAGACACTACAACAACCAGGCTGAAGCCGGCGGCCAGTTCCCGTTTCACATGACTGATGACATGCTCTCTTGCCATAGGTGTGGACATTGAAGTCCCGCCAAATTTTTGAACCAGAATACCCATGTATAATTCCTCCATTGCTTCTCTGAGCAAGCACACGCATCGCTGCGCCGGGGAGTGCCCCATTTGACGGAACGGTTCCTGCAGCGCCAGGTCAATCTTGTAAGACCAAAAAAGTGTTGAACCGCCCTCAGGGATGAGGACGGCAGCAATTGACCTGTATTTGTGTACTATGCTGTAACATGAACTGAATGTTATGCTGAATGAAACCGTTCGATAATCATAGGCTGCAGCTGCTGTCCCTGCAGCGCGGCGTAGCAGGTCTCTGGAATGAGATCCATCCGCGCCACAAGCGAGTTGGGCTTGCCTTCCGGATTATCCTGGCCGAACGGCACAAAATAAATATGTTTGGCTACAAGCAGCTTCGCAATATTGGCCGCATTCAGACCCAGCCCGTCATTGGTGGAAATTGCCAGCACGAGCGGACGTCCGTTGCGCATTTGCGACTTTGCCGCCATCAGCACAGGACTGTCTGTCATCGCATTGGCCAGTTTGCTCGTCGTGTTCCCCGTGCAGGGAGCAATCGTAAGCACATCCAGCAACTTGGCAGGACCCAGCGGTTCCGCTTCAACAATTGTAGAAATGATATCATTACCTGTTATATCTTTCAACTGTTTTAACCAATTTTTCGACGTACCGAACCGGGTGTCCGTATTCAGAACCGAAGAGGACACAATCGGCACGACGTTCGCCCCGCCGTCCATAAACCGCTGAATCTGCGGCATCACCTCCGCAAATGTGCAGTGGGATCCGGTTATCGCATAACCTACTGTTTTTCCGTGCCAATCCATCTATTCGTCCCCCCTGATAATAGTCTCGCCTGATATCGACTGTACCAAAGCATTAGCCATGATAATTCCGGCGCTCTTCGGGGCAACGATCCCGGGCAATCCGGGTGCCAGCATTGCTTTGATCCCCCGCTTCTCTGCATAGCGGAAATCGCATCCTCCCGGAGCGGAAGCCAAATCTATGATTACACAATGCTTGGGAAGGCGTGAAAGCACCTGTGCTGTAATGATCATGCCGGGTATAGTATTGAATATAAGGTCAACATCCTGGATGTGCGCAAGCAGCTCTCCGGTCATGAAGGGCATCCAGCCCATCTCCTCCGCACGCGCATAATGCTCCTGCTTTCTGACCCCCACCTTCACCTTTGAACCCAATCCCTGAAGCGTTCTCGCCATAGTAAAACCTGTTCTTCCCATCCCGAGCACCATCGATATGGAACCGTGTATGGTAAAGTCAGTGTTCTGAATGGCCATGACAAGCGCGCCTTCCGCTGTAGGTATAGAGTTATAAATCGCCACATCATCCCGGTTCAAGAGCTCTACCAGCTTCAGTGAGTATTTGGCGCATAAGCTGCGCAAATAAGGTTTGGCCATTCCGGTATACACGATGCAGCCTTTGGGAAGTGCTGCAAAATGCTCTTCCAGCAGCTGCAGGCGTTCAGAGGAAAAAATCGCGCTGATGTTTCCCTCATCGTCACAGCCCACGGTAGGGAGCACGAGCACATCCGCATTGCCAAGCAGTTCAGCTGACAGCAGTTCCAGGTTGACCCCCGGGCTTGGGGCATCCCACTTATCGAAGCCTGCCGCGCTTACCGACGCATCCATTTCCACACATTTCCGAATCACTTCAATTTGCCTCGCGTCCCCGCCCAGGAACACGATCCTGATGCCAGTAAGCATAGGGATGACGCTCCTTTCCACATACACAATCGAATATAAGGCATCTTATGCCGGCAGCAGCGGATAGGTGAAAAGCGGGGCAGAAATATCCCTGGAAACCGCCCGGGCAGCCTCATCAGGTTGTGATGAAATTTCGGATATAAAAAAAGCTTGCAGAACAGGCGCTGAGTCAGCGCGTTCCGCAAGCTTTTCCGTTTTATTATTTGCCTGTGTGACCGAAGCCTCCTGCGCCGCGTTCCGTCTCAGACAGCTCTTCCAC
Coding sequences:
- the dapG gene encoding aspartate kinase, producing the protein MGILVQKFGGTSMSTPMAREHVISHVKRELAAGFSLVVVVSAMGRKGEPYATDTLLDWAVQNGNSLPDREKDLLMCCGEIISATTLCGLLEQEGIRSTVLTGAQAGFITDNNYGNARILDVRTDRILRELREQKVVIVTGFQGQTEAGDFTTLGRGGSDTSATALGAALRADMVDIYTDVDGILTADPRIVEDAKPLTYVSYTEICNMAYQGAKVIHPRAVEIAMQANIPVRVRSTFSETEGTLVTHPEGFSDVSHGIVDRFVTGIAYVSNVTQISVECPEGNGTGMQLQIFKSMADNGISVDFINVTPTEALYTVNDDKSEQAISALQELGLRPKSLSGCAKVSVIGGGINGVPGIMARIVEALSSQNIQILQSADSNTTIWVLVKKEDMVQSLRALHTKFELHR
- a CDS encoding dipicolinate synthase subunit B, producing MDWHGKTVGYAITGSHCTFAEVMPQIQRFMDGGANVVPIVSSSVLNTDTRFGTSKNWLKQLKDITGNDIISTIVEAEPLGPAKLLDVLTIAPCTGNTTSKLANAMTDSPVLMAAKSQMRNGRPLVLAISTNDGLGLNAANIAKLLVAKHIYFVPFGQDNPEGKPNSLVARMDLIPETCYAALQGQQLQPMIIERFHSA
- the dpsA gene encoding dipicolinate synthase subunit DpsA; translated protein: MLTGIRIVFLGGDARQIEVIRKCVEMDASVSAAGFDKWDAPSPGVNLELLSAELLGNADVLVLPTVGCDDEGNISAIFSSERLQLLEEHFAALPKGCIVYTGMAKPYLRSLCAKYSLKLVELLNRDDVAIYNSIPTAEGALVMAIQNTDFTIHGSISMVLGMGRTGFTMARTLQGLGSKVKVGVRKQEHYARAEEMGWMPFMTGELLAHIQDVDLIFNTIPGMIITAQVLSRLPKHCVIIDLASAPGGCDFRYAEKRGIKAMLAPGLPGIVAPKSAGIIMANALVQSISGETIIRGDE